Proteins encoded by one window of Phenylobacterium soli:
- the rpsE gene encoding 30S ribosomal protein S5 — translation MARRNEERGDRRNREEERDSEIVEKLVHINRVAATVKGGRRFSFAALMVVGDQKGRVGFGHGKAREVPEAIRKATEEAKKSMIRVPLRESRTLHHDGNGRWGAGKVLVRAAPPGTGVIAGGPMRAVLETLGVQDVVGKSMGSSNPYNMVRATFEALKAQSSPRQVASKRGKKVSDVIGRRADGASAAQPAADAEG, via the coding sequence ATGGCTCGCAGGAACGAAGAGCGCGGCGACCGTCGCAATCGCGAAGAAGAACGCGACAGCGAAATCGTCGAGAAGCTGGTCCACATCAACCGCGTCGCGGCCACCGTGAAGGGCGGCCGCCGGTTCTCCTTCGCCGCCCTCATGGTGGTCGGCGATCAGAAGGGCCGCGTGGGCTTCGGTCATGGCAAGGCGCGTGAAGTGCCGGAAGCCATCCGCAAGGCGACCGAAGAAGCCAAGAAGTCGATGATCCGCGTGCCGCTGCGCGAGAGCCGCACCCTGCACCACGACGGCAACGGCCGTTGGGGCGCGGGCAAGGTCCTCGTCCGTGCGGCGCCTCCCGGCACCGGCGTCATCGCCGGCGGCCCGATGCGTGCGGTGCTCGAAACCCTGGGCGTCCAGGACGTGGTCGGCAAGTCGATGGGCTCGTCGAACCCCTACAACATGGTGCGCGCGACCTTCGAAGCGCTGAAGGCCCAGTCTTCGCCGCGTCAGGTCGCTTCCAAGCGCGGCAAGAAGGTCTCCGACGTGATCGGCCGTCGCGCCGACGGCGCCTCGGCGGCTCAGCCGGCTGCGGACGCGGAGGGCTAA
- the rpmD gene encoding 50S ribosomal protein L30, whose translation MAGKITVRQTGSPIRRKKDQRATLVGLGLNRVGRVSTLEDTPAIRGMIAKVAHMVEVVEG comes from the coding sequence ATGGCTGGCAAGATCACCGTTCGTCAGACCGGCAGCCCGATCCGCCGCAAGAAGGACCAGCGCGCCACGCTCGTGGGCCTGGGCCTGAACCGCGTGGGCCGCGTCTCGACCCTGGAAGACACGCCCGCGATCCGCGGGATGATCGCCAAGGTCGCCCATATGGTCGAGGTGGTGGAGGGCTAA
- the rplO gene encoding 50S ribosomal protein L15, with translation MTKLNELAPREGSTKGRMRVGRGPGSGKGKTAGRGVKGQKARTGVSIGGFEGGQMPLHMRMPKRGFNSRNRKDFAEVNLWRIEQAIAAGKLDAKAAIDAEALVKAGVIRRVKDGVKLLGNGELKSKLNITVYSATASAKAAVEKAGGSLTTTKPEEAAAEA, from the coding sequence ATGACCAAACTCAACGAACTCGCGCCCCGCGAAGGCTCCACCAAGGGCCGCATGCGCGTCGGCCGCGGCCCGGGCTCCGGCAAGGGCAAGACCGCCGGCCGCGGCGTGAAGGGCCAGAAGGCGCGCACCGGCGTGTCGATCGGCGGCTTCGAAGGCGGCCAGATGCCGCTGCACATGCGGATGCCGAAGCGCGGCTTCAACTCGCGCAACCGGAAGGACTTCGCCGAGGTGAACCTGTGGCGCATCGAGCAGGCGATCGCCGCCGGCAAGCTCGACGCCAAGGCCGCCATCGACGCCGAGGCGCTGGTGAAGGCCGGCGTGATCCGTCGCGTGAAGGACGGCGTGAAGCTGCTGGGCAACGGCGAGCTGAAGTCCAAGCTCAACATCACGGTCTATTCGGCGACCGCCTCGGCCAAGGCCGCGGTCGAGAAGGCCGGCGGTTCGCTCACGACGACCAAGCCGGAAGAGGCTGCGGCGGAAGCCTGA
- the secY gene encoding preprotein translocase subunit SecY: MASAAEQLAANMNFEAFQKATELHQRIWFTLGAMIVYRLGAYIPIPGIDINAFAQAFQGQAKGILGMFNMFSGGAVSRMAIFALNVMPYISASIIVQLLGTVYPPWEKLRKEGGEAGRKQLNQYTRYLTVILAVFQSLGIAMGLQNSQGIVDHPGLFFVLSTVVTLTGGTMFLMWLGEQITSRGVGNGVSLIIFAGIVAVLPRYVSQAFELARTGAMSGGALFVIGVLVVAVTAAIVFVERSQRRLLVQYPKRQQGNRMFGGDTSFLPLKINTSGVIPPIFASSLLLLPATVMGFAATANLPSWAQWLPGAVGQLQHGRPLFMVLYGALIIFFCFFYTSVVFNPDETAENLRKYGGFMPGIRPGKRTAEYLDFVLTRLTVIGAAYITIVCLLPEALIGFYNAPFYMGGTSILIVVSVTMDTVTQIQSHLLAHQYEGLIKKSKLRGVRGR, translated from the coding sequence ATGGCTTCGGCCGCCGAACAGCTTGCAGCCAACATGAACTTCGAAGCCTTCCAGAAGGCGACGGAGCTCCACCAGCGCATCTGGTTCACCCTCGGGGCGATGATCGTCTATCGCCTGGGGGCCTACATCCCGATCCCGGGCATCGACATCAACGCCTTCGCCCAGGCCTTCCAGGGCCAGGCCAAGGGCATCCTGGGCATGTTCAACATGTTCTCGGGCGGCGCCGTCTCGCGGATGGCCATCTTCGCCCTGAACGTGATGCCTTACATCTCCGCCTCGATCATCGTGCAGCTCCTCGGGACGGTCTATCCGCCGTGGGAGAAGCTGCGGAAGGAAGGCGGCGAGGCGGGGCGCAAGCAGCTCAACCAGTACACCCGCTACCTGACCGTGATCCTGGCCGTCTTCCAGTCCCTGGGCATCGCCATGGGCCTGCAGAACTCGCAGGGCATCGTCGACCATCCGGGCCTGTTCTTCGTGCTGTCGACGGTCGTCACCCTGACCGGCGGCACCATGTTCCTGATGTGGCTGGGCGAGCAGATCACCAGCCGCGGCGTCGGCAACGGCGTCTCGCTGATCATCTTCGCCGGCATCGTCGCGGTGCTGCCGCGCTACGTCTCGCAGGCCTTCGAGCTGGCCCGCACGGGCGCCATGAGCGGTGGGGCGCTGTTCGTCATCGGCGTGCTGGTGGTGGCGGTGACGGCGGCCATCGTCTTCGTGGAGCGCTCGCAGCGCCGGCTCCTGGTGCAGTATCCGAAGCGCCAGCAGGGCAACCGCATGTTCGGCGGCGACACCTCGTTCCTGCCGCTGAAGATCAACACCTCGGGCGTGATCCCGCCGATCTTCGCCTCGTCCCTGCTGCTGCTGCCGGCGACGGTGATGGGCTTCGCGGCGACCGCGAACCTGCCCTCCTGGGCCCAGTGGCTGCCCGGCGCGGTGGGCCAGCTGCAGCACGGCCGGCCCCTCTTCATGGTGCTCTACGGCGCCCTGATCATCTTCTTCTGCTTCTTCTACACCTCGGTCGTGTTCAATCCGGACGAGACGGCGGAGAACCTGCGCAAGTACGGCGGCTTCATGCCGGGCATCCGGCCGGGCAAGCGGACGGCGGAGTATCTCGACTTCGTCCTGACGCGCCTGACGGTGATCGGCGCGGCCTACATCACCATCGTCTGCCTGCTGCCGGAGGCCCTGATCGGGTTCTACAACGCGCCCTTCTACATGGGCGGCACCTCGATTCTGATCGTGGTCAGCGTCACCATGGACACGGTGACCCAGATCCAGTCCCACTTGCTGGCGCACCAGTACGAAGGGCTGATCAAAAAATCCAAGCTCCGCGGGGTTCGCGGCCGCTAG
- a CDS encoding adenylate kinase: MNLILFGPPAAGKGTQAKRLVDGRGMVQLSTGDMLRAAIASGSELGQRVSGIMQRGELVSDEIVIELIESRLPEAEAAGGAIFDGFPRTLAQAQALDVMLKGRGSQIDKVVRLKVDDEALLQRVAGRFAESGRPDDNPESFKVRLAAYNEQTAPLLPYYENQGKLVEVDGMGSIEAVAGAIDGALK; the protein is encoded by the coding sequence ATGAACCTGATCCTGTTCGGACCGCCGGCGGCGGGCAAGGGCACCCAGGCCAAGCGCCTGGTCGACGGCCGCGGCATGGTCCAGCTTTCGACCGGCGACATGCTGCGCGCGGCGATCGCCTCGGGCTCCGAGCTCGGGCAACGCGTCTCCGGCATCATGCAGCGCGGCGAGCTGGTCTCCGACGAGATCGTCATCGAGCTGATCGAGAGCCGCCTTCCCGAGGCCGAGGCCGCCGGCGGGGCCATCTTCGACGGCTTCCCCCGCACGCTCGCCCAGGCCCAGGCGCTGGACGTCATGCTCAAGGGCCGTGGCTCGCAGATCGACAAGGTCGTGCGCCTGAAGGTCGACGACGAGGCGCTGCTGCAGCGCGTCGCCGGCCGGTTCGCCGAGAGCGGCCGCCCAGACGACAATCCCGAGAGCTTCAAGGTGCGCCTGGCCGCCTACAACGAGCAGACCGCGCCGCTGCTGCCGTACTACGAGAACCAGGGCAAGCTAGTGGAAGTGGACGGCATGGGCTCCATCGAGGCCGTCGCGGGCGCCATCGACGGCGCACTGAAGTAG
- a CDS encoding adenosine deaminase: protein MSGLARFIQGLPKAELHLHIEGSLEPELMFELARRNRIALPFGSVEEVRKAYAFSNLQDFLDIYYQGADVLRTEEDFKDLALAYFRRVAADGCRHVELFFDPQTHTDRGIPFAVVADGLLAGMAEAERSLGISSKLILCFLRHLDEDAAFATLKAAEPYLDRLVGVGLDSSEVGHPPSKFERVFRAAGERGLKRVAHAGEEGPPEYVWEALQALNVDRIDHGNRALEDPRLVERLAAEGMTLTVCPLSNLKLCVVDDLKAHPIKRMLDLGLSATVNSDDPAYFGGYLGDNWQAVAERVGLTREDLVTLARNSFSGSFLTDAEKARRIAEVDAYAASAG, encoded by the coding sequence ATGAGCGGGCTTGCGCGGTTCATCCAGGGCCTTCCCAAGGCCGAGCTCCACCTGCACATCGAAGGCAGCCTGGAGCCCGAGCTGATGTTCGAGCTCGCCCGGCGCAACCGCATCGCCCTGCCCTTCGGCTCGGTGGAGGAGGTGCGGAAGGCCTACGCCTTCTCGAACCTGCAGGACTTCCTCGACATCTACTACCAGGGCGCCGACGTGCTGCGCACGGAGGAGGACTTCAAGGACCTGGCGCTCGCCTATTTCCGGCGGGTGGCGGCCGACGGCTGCCGCCACGTGGAGCTGTTCTTCGATCCCCAGACCCATACCGACCGCGGCATTCCCTTCGCGGTCGTCGCCGACGGCCTGCTGGCCGGCATGGCCGAGGCCGAACGCAGCCTCGGGATCTCTTCGAAGCTGATCCTCTGCTTCCTGCGCCACCTCGACGAGGACGCCGCCTTCGCCACCCTGAAGGCGGCCGAGCCCTACCTGGACCGCCTCGTCGGCGTCGGCCTGGATTCCTCGGAGGTCGGCCATCCGCCGAGCAAGTTCGAGCGGGTGTTCCGGGCGGCCGGCGAGCGCGGCCTCAAGCGCGTCGCCCACGCCGGCGAGGAAGGCCCGCCGGAATATGTCTGGGAAGCGCTGCAGGCGCTGAACGTCGACCGCATCGACCACGGCAACCGCGCCCTCGAGGACCCGCGCCTCGTCGAGCGCCTGGCGGCCGAGGGCATGACCCTCACGGTCTGCCCGCTGTCGAACCTCAAGCTCTGCGTGGTCGACGACCTCAAGGCCCATCCGATCAAGCGGATGCTCGACCTCGGCCTCAGCGCGACGGTGAACTCCGACGATCCCGCCTACTTCGGCGGCTACCTGGGCGACAACTGGCAGGCGGTGGCCGAGCGCGTCGGCCTGACGCGCGAGGACCTGGTGACCCTCGCCAGGAACAGCTTCTCGGGCTCGTTCCTCACCGACGCCGAAAAGGCCCGGCGGATCGCCGAAGTCGACGCCTACGCGGCTAGCGCCGGCTGA
- a CDS encoding amidohydrolase family protein, producing the protein MACSKFKLIAAVAGAALMGAGAASAKDLVIHAGRLIDGTGAAPKAQVSILVHDDRITAVQPGFVTPAGAEVVDLSGATVLPGLIDDHVHITQSFHKGDPIHTAMTRTDADDTIDAVSNARATLLAGFTTVRDVGGDTKVVVALKRAIAAGVTPGPRMWVAGTPLGPTGGHGDPANGLDPEIEHPHWTDSVIDSPEAARRTVRRLKREGVDLIKIMPSGGVMSIGDDPKLQLMADDEIKAVIDTAHSLGMKVAAHAHGKQAIDHTISMGVDSIEHSTYADAESFKLYKQHGTYLVPTLLVADRVYEHAKSHPEDLNPSTAQKAVETVPHIKQMLHDAYLAGVKVALGTDTFGMSNHGENAQEFGLMVKAGMTPMDAIKAGTWNAADLIGDTKDIGSVQPGRFADLVAVSGDPLQDVTVLEHVQFVMKGGQVYKANGKPVIP; encoded by the coding sequence ATGGCGTGCTCGAAATTCAAGCTGATCGCGGCGGTCGCCGGCGCAGCCCTGATGGGCGCTGGCGCGGCCTCCGCCAAGGACCTGGTGATTCACGCCGGCAGGCTGATCGACGGGACCGGCGCCGCGCCGAAGGCCCAGGTCTCGATTCTCGTCCACGACGACCGGATCACCGCCGTCCAGCCCGGCTTCGTCACCCCGGCGGGCGCCGAGGTGGTCGACCTCTCGGGGGCCACGGTGCTGCCCGGCCTGATCGACGACCACGTCCACATCACCCAGAGCTTCCACAAGGGCGATCCAATCCACACCGCCATGACGCGGACCGACGCCGACGACACCATCGACGCCGTGAGCAACGCCCGCGCCACCCTGCTGGCCGGCTTCACGACCGTGCGTGACGTGGGCGGCGACACCAAGGTGGTCGTGGCCCTGAAGCGTGCCATTGCGGCGGGCGTCACGCCCGGGCCGCGGATGTGGGTGGCGGGCACGCCGCTCGGCCCCACCGGCGGTCACGGCGACCCGGCCAACGGCCTCGATCCCGAGATCGAGCACCCGCACTGGACCGACAGCGTCATCGACAGCCCCGAAGCGGCCCGCCGCACCGTGCGCCGGCTGAAGCGCGAGGGCGTCGACCTGATCAAGATCATGCCCTCGGGCGGGGTCATGTCGATCGGCGACGATCCCAAGCTGCAGCTGATGGCCGACGACGAGATCAAGGCGGTGATCGACACCGCCCATTCGCTCGGCATGAAGGTCGCCGCCCACGCCCACGGCAAGCAGGCCATCGACCACACCATCTCGATGGGCGTCGATTCCATCGAGCACTCGACCTACGCCGACGCCGAGAGCTTCAAGCTCTACAAGCAGCACGGGACCTACCTCGTCCCGACCCTGCTGGTCGCCGACCGCGTCTACGAGCACGCCAAGAGCCATCCGGAGGACCTCAACCCCTCCACCGCCCAGAAGGCCGTCGAGACCGTGCCGCACATCAAGCAGATGCTGCACGACGCCTACCTGGCGGGCGTGAAGGTGGCCCTCGGCACCGACACCTTCGGCATGTCGAACCACGGCGAGAACGCCCAGGAGTTCGGCCTCATGGTCAAGGCGGGCATGACGCCCATGGACGCCATCAAGGCGGGGACCTGGAACGCCGCCGACCTGATCGGCGACACCAAGGACATCGGTTCGGTGCAGCCCGGCCGCTTCGCCGACCTCGTGGCGGTGAGCGGCGATCCCCTGCAGGACGTCACCGTCCTCGAGCACGTCCAGTTCGTGATGAAGGGCGGCCAGGTCTACAAGGCCAACGGCAAGCCGGTGATCCCATGA
- the rpsM gene encoding 30S ribosomal protein S13, which produces MARIAGVNIPTNKRVVIALQYIHGIGPAKAREIVNKVGIEDARRVNQLTDQEVLQIREAIDRDYTVEGDLRRETAVNIKRLMDLACYRGLRHRKGLPVRGQRTHTNARTRKGPAKPIAGKKK; this is translated from the coding sequence GTGGCCCGTATCGCTGGCGTCAACATCCCCACCAACAAGCGCGTCGTGATCGCGCTCCAATACATCCATGGCATCGGCCCGGCGAAGGCGCGGGAGATCGTCAACAAGGTCGGCATCGAGGACGCCCGGCGCGTCAACCAGCTGACCGACCAAGAGGTCCTGCAGATCCGCGAGGCCATCGACCGTGACTACACCGTCGAGGGTGACCTGCGTCGCGAGACCGCCGTCAACATCAAGCGGCTGATGGACCTGGCCTGCTACCGCGGCCTGCGTCACCGCAAGGGCCTGCCGGTGCGCGGTCAGCGCACCCACACCAACGCCCGCACCCGCAAGGGCCCCGCCAAGCCGATCGCCGGCAAGAAGAAGTAA
- the rpsK gene encoding 30S ribosomal protein S11, translating into MAKEPARVKRRERKNITSGVAHVNASFNNTMITITDAQGNTISWSSAGMMGFKGSRKSTPYAAQMAAEDAGRKAAEHGVRTLEVNISGPGSGRESALRALQAVGMTITTIRDVTPIPHNGCRPPKRRRV; encoded by the coding sequence ATGGCCAAGGAACCGGCGCGCGTCAAACGCCGCGAGCGCAAGAACATCACCTCGGGCGTGGCGCACGTGAACGCCTCGTTCAACAACACCATGATCACCATCACCGACGCTCAGGGGAACACCATCTCCTGGTCGAGCGCCGGCATGATGGGCTTCAAGGGCTCCCGGAAGTCCACGCCCTACGCCGCGCAGATGGCGGCCGAGGACGCGGGCCGGAAGGCCGCCGAGCACGGCGTGCGCACCCTGGAGGTCAACATCTCCGGTCCCGGTTCGGGCCGTGAGTCCGCCCTTCGCGCCCTGCAGGCGGTGGGCATGACGATCACCACCATCCGCGATGTGACCCCCATTCCGCACAACGGCTGCCGTCCGCCCAAGCGCCGGCGCGTCTGA
- a CDS encoding DNA-directed RNA polymerase subunit alpha yields MIERNWNELIRPEKPVIETGADANRKARLVAEPLERGFGVTLGNSLRRVLLSSLQGAAVTAVQIDGVVHEFSSLEGVREDVVDIVLNIKQLALRMHAEGPKRMTLRATGPGPVTASQIEAPSDIEILNGDHVLCTLDDGATVRMEFTVQTGKGYVPAEMNRPEDAPIGLIAVDALYSPVKRVAYRVEPTRQGQSLDYDKLVMEVETNGAVTPVDAVAYAARILQDQLQIFITFEEPKKKVEGEAKPELPFNPALLKKVDELELSVRSANCLKNDNIVYIGDLIQKTEAEMLRTPNFGRKSLNEIKEVLAGMGLHLGMDVPNWPPENIEELAKKFEDQM; encoded by the coding sequence GTGATCGAAAGAAACTGGAACGAGCTTATCCGTCCCGAGAAGCCCGTCATCGAGACCGGCGCCGACGCGAACCGCAAGGCGCGTCTGGTGGCCGAACCGCTCGAGCGCGGGTTCGGCGTGACGCTGGGCAACAGCCTGCGCCGCGTGCTTCTCTCCTCCCTGCAAGGCGCGGCGGTGACCGCGGTGCAGATCGACGGCGTCGTGCACGAATTCTCCTCGCTGGAAGGCGTGCGTGAGGACGTCGTCGACATCGTCCTGAACATCAAGCAGCTGGCGCTGCGCATGCACGCCGAAGGCCCGAAGCGGATGACGCTGCGCGCCACCGGCCCGGGCCCCGTCACGGCGAGCCAGATCGAGGCCCCCTCGGACATCGAGATCCTCAACGGCGACCACGTGCTCTGCACCCTGGATGACGGCGCCACCGTGCGCATGGAGTTCACGGTCCAGACCGGCAAGGGCTACGTCCCGGCCGAGATGAACCGCCCCGAGGACGCCCCGATCGGCCTGATCGCCGTCGACGCCCTCTACTCGCCGGTCAAGCGCGTCGCCTATCGCGTCGAGCCGACCCGCCAGGGCCAGAGCCTCGACTACGACAAGCTCGTCATGGAAGTGGAGACTAACGGCGCGGTGACGCCCGTTGATGCTGTGGCCTACGCCGCGCGCATCCTCCAGGACCAGCTGCAGATCTTCATCACCTTCGAAGAGCCGAAGAAGAAGGTCGAGGGCGAGGCCAAGCCGGAGCTGCCGTTCAACCCGGCGCTGCTCAAGAAGGTCGACGAGCTCGAGCTGTCGGTCCGTTCGGCCAACTGCCTGAAGAACGACAACATCGTCTACATCGGCGACCTGATCCAGAAGACTGAAGCCGAGATGCTGCGCACGCCGAACTTCGGCCGGAAGTCTCTCAACGAGATCAAGGAAGTGCTCGCCGGCATGGGCCTCCACCTCGGCATGGACGTGCCGAACTGGCCGCCGGAGAACATCGAAGAGCTGGCGAAGAAGTTCGAAGACCAGATGTAA